The proteins below are encoded in one region of Helianthus annuus cultivar XRQ/B chromosome 2, HanXRQr2.0-SUNRISE, whole genome shotgun sequence:
- the LOC110919330 gene encoding NAD(P)H-quinone oxidoreductase subunit M, chloroplastic — translation MASSLSSMASIMGMKPMNKQEILISKRRTNNGFSVFAQQVQEETTSLQPEEEKEAKPVKGVTQPRPVEPQVNVESKNMGRAYGGQWLSSTTRHVRIFAAYIDPETCAFDQTQMDKLTLILDPTDEFVWTTETCNMVYSYFQELVDHYEGAPLTEYTLRLIGSDIEHYIRKLLYEGQIQYNMNARVLNFSMGKPRVGFSYNEYQIEDVNQ, via the exons ATGGCATCATCTTTATCATCAATGGCGTCCATAATGGGCATGAAACCCATGAACAAACAAGAAATCTTGATCTCCAAAAGAAGAACCAACAATGGCTTCTCAGTGTTTGCTCAACAGGTACAAGAAGAAACAACTTCACTGCAaccagaagaagagaaagaagcaaAACCAGTGAAGGGTGTGACCCAACCGAGACCAGTTGAACCGCAAGTGAACGTAGAAAGTAAGAATATGGGCCGGGCATATGGAGGGCAATGGTTAAGCAGCACCACCCGACATGTGAGGATCTTTGCAGCCTATATCGACCCGGAAACATGTGCTTTTGATCAAACTCAGATGGATAAGCTAACGCTAATTCTCGACCCCACCGATGAGTTCGTTTGGACTACGGAAACGTGCAACATGGTTTATTCTTACTTTCAGGAGCTTGTTGATCACTATGAG GGAGCACCGTTGACGGAGTACACACTACGGCTCATTGGTTCAGACATAGAACACTACATAAGAAAACTTCTTTACGAGGGGCAAATACAGTACAACATGAACGCAAGGGTCCTTAACTTCAGCATGGGCAAACCTCGTGTTGGTTTTAGTTACAACGAATACCAAATCGAAGATGTAAATCAGTAA